The nucleotide window AGTACTTGAACTGCAATGTGTAAGGTTGAACAAATGTTCTTAATGAGTTCCATAGGCCAAACATTTGGGTGTGTTTGTTTGtagtacacacttgatgaattcACCTATATGGATATGGAAGTGGGGCCACTTCCTATGAGAGCAAGCCATACTCTCTAGAGCAGTCATGAATATCTAGGTAGGGTGCATGGCCTATTCGCGCCACCCCGCTTCGAATAGCTTGATCCGAGAGGTAATGTGGATGGTTAGTTGTCTAATTCACAATTAGAAATTTTGGTTCGTAGAAGATTTTATTTTCACCAAGGTTTCGTGGGTCACGACTAATTTGTCCTATGGCTGGTTCATAGTCCAAAAGACACCAATTCTAATGCATTGATTCTCACTTTCTTTTGGTATTCCTTGTCTTTCACTTTCcttgaaattttggttttttgaaatagtgggggattgttggaatttaattagaatatttcaaaatacctaCTATTTTTGAAACCTCCTTTGAACCGTTATTTGCATATAGTAATAGTCATTAATTCTTTTTGTGTCATTAACTCTCTTTGATTATGATTATTACAAAGATTTCATCAGTTTGGATTATTCATTTGGTTAACTCTGCAATTATATTGGTTCATTCCTTAACTGATACCTTCGGTTTTGATTTTTCCTAATCAATGTCATTATATTCATTTCTGTTACATTTACAAAGCTTAATTGCTATTGGCAAATTGTTATTGCATTAATCATCATTGCCCTATATAATCTCTAGCTTTCCAAATCAAAATATACAACAAGAAATTCAATctcctttgtttcctttccgagctcaaagtattcatgtgtttcctttaatttatctatgccaccaaaagaaagtttcaagATGTTTGATACGATCCGagtattgtgagtgtacacTTGCAAGGATCAAGGTTGTTATACCTtggagggtagggcgccacaaacctgctatACTGAGACATTGTCTCtgaggggcgaaatctactcttaagggcagtgtttacacgcctcaaccttaaactctttttgAAGTAATCATTGGGTGGGACTCGCAAATCTAAAAGATAAGTGTTGATCTTTTATTTTCAACTTATTATGGCATTAATAtgattatatttatttactaataaaatattgTATTTGTGGAATTTTGTAGGAACGAAATCTGATGACGAAAATAACATTCATTGACCAAATTTccaacaccatcaccatcatCGACCCTGATTTAATGTATTCCTTTGTAGTGCAATCTCTGCTGTTATAAATTTGGTGCTCTTCCCCCTTATGAAAATCACAAACTCACGTACACAcaattcttcttcattttttctctcttgACACCTGAATCTTCACCTTCAACCATAGCGATGCCGAGCACTTTCTTGTTATTCGCCGTAACCCTAATCCTGAGTGTAGACCTCCTCACTGCCGTGGTGTACGCTAACCCTGAAGTGACCGCTTTGTCCGCGCTGAAGAATAGTTTATCTGATCCAAACAAGGCGCTCCAGTCGTGGGATACACAGCTTGTCGACCCTTGCACTTGGTTCCACATTACCTGCAACGATCAGAACTACGTTACCCGAGTCCACCTAAGTTCGCAAAACCTCTCTGGCAAACTGGTACCTGAACTTGGAAACCTAACTCAACTTCGATATCTAGTACTCTTCAAGAACAACATTGAAGGAAGTATTCCAGCGGAGCTCGGTAAGCTGACGAACCTCGATTCCTTGGCCTTGTCTGATAACAACCTCTCGGGGACCTTACCTTCTTCATTGGAGAACTTGAAATTACTTAAGATTCTAAATCTGAATAATAACAAGTTTTTATCTGGGGCAGTCCCCCGGGTCTTATTCATGTTCCGCGCCTCGACATCTCGAACACAAGTTTAACAATACCCCCTACCGGAAGGCCATTTGTTTAATTGACTTGAAGGCTGTGCGTTGAGGAATTTGATGAAGGATGGACTCTATGGTCTTAAAgatgtttaaataaataaatcacatGTACTAGATTGAAATATGCATGCTTGAAAAATAAGAGCTGCTCTAATAAAGTTTTATGTTCAGGAGTGAGTAAACTACTTTATTCTGCATACAACTTCATTTATTATAGAACACATTTCATGTTGTAAATGCATCTCAAACGAGCTATAAGATCGCTGAAACCCATGATTTAGTGGctagttgaaagttgaaactcaTGCGAATGCTCAGTCTGGGATCGAGTTCTTAAACCTTTTTTGGAATAATTTGATATTGAGTGTTAACCCAATCGACCGATAGCCAAACCTTTTTTGGACTAAATTTGATATTGAGTGTTAGCCCAATCAACTTCTTCAATTCTCCTCTTCTTTATTAATTGGTgatgaattttgaaatttttttgcaGCTAATTCTATTGCTATATGTATCTTGTGGTTGGAATAATTTATCTATTGTGCTATAAAATCTTTATTTTAGGttcatttaataaatttttGTAAGAGCAAAATAATTCAATGTATTAAGAGATCTCGAGTACCGTAGATTTACTTCAGGTTGGGCCCATGCCAGAACCTCAGAGTCGACCATGTAGTTCGAGGATaatattatagaaaattacaaacaagtGTCACTTTGAGACTTATATTAGTTATAAGGCCACTTAAATTTTTTTGtgcacataaggccacttgcctctttaaattattttttctctgtCCATTTTACCTTTCTACCTAAGAAAACTAACCCAAATTGTTTTGTGcacataaggccacctaaattgTTTTGTCCACTTGCctctttagggtttagggtttagggttttatttagggtttagggtttagggttttatttttagggtttagggttttatttttgttgggtttagggtttagggttagggtttagggtataaaggatgattgttaactttttactctagtggcatttatgtaaatatattaatttttatatctaaaatttaACACCTTTTTtattctagtggccttatgagggaaaaaaatagttggtggccttatggctaaaagaagattcaaatatgcacttatatgtaattaactcatAATATTATTGCATGGAACTAGCTAGTTAGGAGTATTCATGCTTGAActccaggttttttttttactttctttttttctgtttgtttttggAAAAGAGCTCAAGTCCCCAGTCTAGCTGGGTTCTTCGTCCCTATAACGTTCCTACAACTGAGTGAATTATTTACGAAAGGAGAATACAATAGGGGGACACACTGCCTGAATTCCGTGACTCAATACAATGTTCCTCATAGAGGATGTCTTGAATGATAACCATCTAACCAAAACTCATCAACAATATATACCACAATTAGCATGCAAGGTGTGCTAATCTATTAACAACACtatttgcttccctataaatgTGTCGAAAGTGAAAAAGATTCATAGCACCTGCATATCTTCTACAATCATCCATGACTCTGCCAATGTCGGAGAAGTCATCATGCTCTTGAAGTGCATGTATCAGATTAGCACAATCATTCTCAACCTCAATCTCCATCAAACCCTAGCCTGAAGTGCAATCAGTAAACCTGCTCTGAGGGCCTCTGCTTCCATATGTATGGTTGATTGTGCATCAGGAATAGCTCTCGCAAGAGCAGCCTTAGATCTCCCTTCAGAGTCCCTAACCACGTACGACACCAATACCTCCGAGGCCAGTACCCCAAAGCTCCCATCGATATTAATTTTCAGTCTGCCACTAGGTGGGCATTCCCATTTTGTAGGAAACCTTCTTGACTTTCTTCCCTCACGCTGGTGCTGACTCTCGTACTCCAAGAAAGTTGCAGCCCATGCTACCATATTCAATTCATCAATTGGGTTTTAAGAACCACCCTTCCACGCTATGTTATTTCTCTCGGTCCACCCACAGCGCCATTAAGAAAAATTCCAATTGTTCATCATGCTAATTAACATATCCCAAAACCAATCATCAATCAACGTTGGCAGGTGCTTCCGGGTTGAATGTTCAGAGGACCTTCCTTCCAAAACACTCCCACAGCATTTCGAAGAGGTGTAGCGCATCTTCAAcacaattaaaacaaaatgcaAAGTGTAAATCTGGGAGCGGGACCCGTTTGGAAAGGGCCGCTCTATTAGGTAACCTACCTTTCGCCAGCCGCCATGCATGCATACGTACGTTAATCTTCCACAATCTGTCAATCTCTTCCATACCTTGCATGCACAGTGTAATCTTCcattcattttgagttcatTTGATGCCGATCCCAACCCAGACGCTTTAGTCCCCAAATTCTTAGTGATTCTTGCAATATGATATCCAAGACGTTTATGGGATAAGGTATGGTATTGTGATATTTATCATATACTTAATTTATATCTATTTGTGTTGTAGTAAAaatggaattgcagagagaattgtgtcttattattgataataggagccttttATATAAGGAATTTACAGAGTACaagaaaggtaatagaatccgaacataactaggaaatctagaaccttctcatattacaactctaggactaaaccctagtttgaagaagcacacatgatgtcgacatccttcaacactcccccttgtgccatgccgctcaaacttagtgatgacgttttgatcgttgcctcactaaaatccttgccaggtaacaaaaatcctgtggaacaaaaataaccctggttgaaggacaaaaaaagcacaacacgtccttcactcttcgagatcgaacatgcaGACATCATACATTCCCCtaatgtcaatatctccccctaattGCTACAATCATAGGAGTTTGGATAAatttctcaatctgatgctcttcacatatttctcgaatgtggatttaggtaacgacttagtaaataagtccgctacattaacCTCATatcagatttgattcactttaatatttagaagtgcttgttgttgctgattgtaaaagaacttaggtgatatatgcttggtgttgtcacctttgatgaaacctaatttcatttgctcaatacaagctgcattattttcataaatgcatgtaggctcatctgtgataGACTTCAAATCACAAGTTCCtcatatgtctaattacagaccttagccatatgcattctcgcatggcttcatgtagagcgataatctctgcatgattcgaggaagtagcaacaagggtctgctttgtagacctccaagatatcgcagtgcttctcATGGTAAacacataacccatttgggagtgacctttgtgagggtcacagagataccctgcatctgcaaaacccatcaagatatagttgtcattttgatggaggggaggaggaggacgtCGACCACCATGGACGGTGGCGCTTGCGTCTACatcacggaaggtggcattttgccttatgGGGTCCGATCTCATacttccgtcatttcttttctctctgtatggataaaacaagctcatatcaatcgtacctctcaagtatcgaaagattgtctttacatcAATCTAATGACTGCGTGTTAGCgtagagctatgtcgagctaacaaatTCACTGCAAAcaagatgtccggtcttgtacattgagctaagtacaataattcGTCTATTGCatttagatagggcacttcaacCTCTAATAAGttttcgtcctcatcccttggacgaaacggatcttttctaggctcaagactacggccgatcatgggagtactcacaggctttgctttatcttcattaaagtgccttagtaatttttgagtatatgctgactgatggatcataatcccatcactacggtgctcgagttctagtccgagacaaaactgtgttttcccaatatctttcatctcaaattcggaacttgtctttttaataaacatgcatgggcatatttcattgttcacatatcccttcccaatcaagtagtcacttagacggttataccacatccgtccagattgtttcaacTCATATAGTGAGcctttcaatcttattgaaaacgcgctccgtggtttagagtcacttgatttgggtaattgaagtccatctggaaccttcatatatatctctgaatctagatccccatagagatatgctgtaaccacatccataagctgcatgtcaagtttttcagaaactaccaaactgacaaggtagcggaacgttataacgtccatcacgggagaatatgtctcctcgtagtcgattccagggcgttgtgagaaaccttgcgccacaaggcgaactttgtatctaacaacctcatttttctcattatgctttctaacaaagacccatttatggccaacgggctttatacttgggggtgtcagcgttataggcccaaatacctgtctctttgttagtaaatccaattcaacctggatcgcatctttccatttaggccaatttgctCTTCGTTAACACTCTTCAACGAAGCGagattcgatatcatcatgttctataattccttgagtgacagaatatgcaaacacatcatcaaggataatagaatcttgaTTCAACAtctcatatacactagtgtaattcatggagatctctctattctctggaattggttctaacattggagcgtcccccaatgatgtctatTGGACATAAAtctggaatatcttcatgagacaagttatttatgtcgatgattaatggatctttttgtgccaacctcgctttctttcttgggccaGAATCCATCGAACGTTTGGGCCTCTCACGTTTCCTTGTTGGGAGCctggcctgagccacattgccatcaccagTAGTGGTGGCGGCGTCATACCCAATACCTCTatgggtggcgccatgtccatgatttttatagacatcaatccttgcaggcacgtttgcagcaggtatatgtgatcttgtcactttagcgatatcagaaaacgcatcaagcatagagtctgctacgttctgaagatcgagaattctccgcacttcaattttaGATTGTGCAgttcagggatcaagatgagacaaagtggggacagaccacgacaattcctgtcgtttctgttgaacattgttgttcttatctccccccaacgacgggaagactgtctaatcaaagtgacaatccgcaaatatagcggtaaatagatcgcctgtcaagggttctaagtagcggataatggttggagagtcatatccaacataaatacctaatcgtctttgaggtcCCATTTTGGGCTGtagcggcacaattggcacataaactgcacacccaaatatgcgtaagtgtgagacgtcaggctcatatccagtaaccatctgggacgcagaaaaaggttgagtggcagtaggcctcagacgaataagcatagttgcatgcaatattgcatagccccaagcagaagcagggagattggtgtgcataaccaatgctctagcaaccatttgaagtctcttAATGGCAACTTCTGGGGGACCATTtggggtgtgaacatgaggaaaacagtgttcaacctcaatcccaatggacatgcaatagtcatcaaaagtttttgatgtaaactctccagcattgtcaagacgaattgacttaataggatga belongs to Rosa chinensis cultivar Old Blush chromosome 4, RchiOBHm-V2, whole genome shotgun sequence and includes:
- the LOC112196243 gene encoding leucine-rich repeat protein 1 produces the protein MPSTFLLFAVTLILSVDLLTAVVYANPEVTALSALKNSLSDPNKALQSWDTQLVDPCTWFHITCNDQNYVTRVHLSSQNLSGKLVPELGNLTQLRYLVLFKNNIEGSIPAELGKLTNLDSLALSDNNLSGTLPSSLENLKLLKILNLNNNKFLSGAVPRVLFMFRASTSRTQV